From Cellulosimicrobium cellulans, the proteins below share one genomic window:
- a CDS encoding MFS transporter, producing MILSSADLAAELFMATLSPTRVPAGRVRLTLWAGLAVALTAINLRTAVTGFTPLLEIIGADLGYGVAVAGLLGTVPAVSFGLFGFLAPVVTRRFGLERTATVALGLTALSLVLRAVSPSTTWLVASTVLALAGIGAANVVIVPLVKAWFPDRIALWTSLYLILMQTGQFVAPLLAVPVAEATSWRFSVGIWAGPAALAAVVWLVLATRTPADHHAPGATTAVGARLRIGRSSTVWGLVVLFAAISWSNYGIITWVPAVLTDAGGSAALGGTMVALYSAWGMVAALVVPQLATRLANPFVVVVVCAVVLVTGYLGLLLSPLDGTVLWMCALGIGVSTFPLCMTLINRRTRTPQSASAVSGFVQGLGYALACFGPIGLGLLREATGSWSVPLLVLATTAIPGVVGGWFACRPRFVEDTVPPEPVADRLPPR from the coding sequence ATGATCCTATCGTCGGCCGACCTCGCAGCGGAGCTCTTCATGGCCACACTCTCCCCCACCCGCGTCCCCGCAGGGCGAGTCCGCCTCACCCTGTGGGCCGGGCTCGCCGTCGCGCTCACGGCGATCAACCTCCGGACGGCCGTCACGGGGTTCACCCCGCTCCTGGAGATCATCGGCGCGGACCTGGGCTACGGCGTGGCCGTGGCCGGGCTGCTCGGCACGGTGCCCGCGGTGTCGTTCGGCCTCTTCGGGTTCCTCGCCCCCGTGGTCACGCGCAGGTTCGGCCTCGAGCGCACGGCCACGGTCGCGCTGGGGCTGACGGCCCTGTCCCTCGTCCTGCGCGCCGTCTCCCCGTCGACCACCTGGCTGGTGGCGTCGACCGTGCTGGCCCTCGCCGGGATCGGCGCGGCGAACGTCGTGATCGTCCCCCTGGTGAAGGCGTGGTTCCCGGACCGGATCGCCCTGTGGACGTCGCTCTACCTGATCCTCATGCAGACCGGTCAGTTCGTGGCCCCGCTCCTGGCCGTGCCCGTCGCCGAGGCGACGAGCTGGCGGTTCTCCGTCGGGATCTGGGCGGGACCCGCGGCGCTGGCCGCCGTCGTCTGGCTCGTCCTGGCGACCCGGACGCCCGCCGACCACCACGCGCCCGGCGCCACGACCGCCGTCGGCGCGAGGCTGCGGATCGGCCGGTCCTCGACCGTCTGGGGCCTCGTGGTCCTGTTCGCGGCGATCTCGTGGTCCAACTACGGGATCATCACCTGGGTCCCGGCCGTCCTCACCGACGCGGGCGGCAGCGCGGCGCTCGGCGGCACCATGGTCGCCCTCTACTCCGCCTGGGGGATGGTCGCTGCGCTGGTCGTCCCGCAGCTGGCCACGCGCCTCGCGAACCCGTTCGTCGTGGTCGTGGTGTGCGCGGTCGTCCTCGTGACCGGGTACCTCGGCCTGCTCCTCTCCCCGCTCGACGGCACCGTGCTGTGGATGTGCGCGCTCGGGATCGGGGTGAGCACGTTCCCCCTGTGCATGACCCTCATCAACCGGCGGACCCGGACGCCCCAGTCCGCGTCGGCCGTGTCGGGCTTCGTCCAGGGTCTCGGGTACGCGCTGGCGTGCTTCGGCCCGATCGGCCTGGGCCTGCTGCGCGAGGCGACCGGGTCGTGGTCGGTCCCGCTCCTCGTGCTCGCCACGACCGCGATCCCCGGCGTGGTCGGCGGCTGGTTCGCCTGCCGCCCCCGTTTCGTGGAGGACACGGTGCCCCCGGAGCCGGTCGCCGACCGGCTGCCGCCGCGCTGA
- a CDS encoding DUF6993 domain-containing protein codes for MATPDLDDSRTDGTSRLGSAVVGVVVGLVIFACVGVVGYFLFVGVAMERWAESYDASAPEVTETAEDTTAVGQETGLDASNEAYRQRAGTPESDAEAALSVPAVQAALDPVADGSAVGGDEVSAALVAAGFDNVQVVDRNAFGDVVPVVGVGVAVPGGCVYGAVAPDAVTLDAGGPIADGGCLEMPTH; via the coding sequence ATGGCCACGCCCGACCTGGACGACTCCCGCACGGACGGCACGTCGCGCCTCGGGAGCGCGGTCGTCGGCGTGGTCGTGGGGCTCGTGATCTTCGCGTGCGTGGGCGTCGTGGGGTACTTCCTGTTCGTGGGGGTCGCCATGGAGCGGTGGGCCGAGTCGTACGACGCGTCCGCGCCCGAGGTCACCGAGACGGCCGAGGACACGACCGCCGTCGGGCAGGAGACCGGGCTCGACGCGTCCAACGAGGCGTACCGGCAGCGGGCGGGCACGCCCGAGAGCGACGCCGAGGCGGCGCTCTCGGTGCCCGCCGTCCAGGCCGCGCTCGACCCGGTCGCCGACGGGTCCGCCGTCGGGGGCGACGAGGTCTCGGCCGCGCTCGTCGCGGCGGGCTTCGACAACGTGCAGGTCGTGGACAGGAACGCCTTCGGTGACGTCGTGCCGGTCGTCGGCGTGGGGGTCGCGGTCCCCGGCGGCTGCGTGTACGGGGCGGTCGCGCCCGACGCCGTGACGCTCGACGCGGGCGGCCCGATCGCCGACGGCGGGTGCCTGGAGATGCCGACGCACTGA
- a CDS encoding glutathione peroxidase: MSLYDIPFDAMDGTTHTLREHADDVVLVVNVASRCGLAPQYATLEAMQEKYRDRGFTVIGFPSNQFLQELGTNEAIQEFCSLTYGVTFPVVDRVRVNGRHAHPLYQELKKAEDAEGKAGRVTWNFEKFVVLPGGEVHRFRPRTLPDDPAIVDLVETHLPR, translated from the coding sequence ATGAGCCTGTACGACATCCCGTTCGACGCCATGGACGGGACGACGCACACCCTGCGCGAGCACGCGGACGACGTCGTGCTCGTCGTCAACGTCGCGTCGCGGTGCGGCCTGGCGCCGCAGTACGCGACGCTCGAGGCGATGCAGGAGAAGTACCGCGACCGCGGGTTCACCGTCATCGGGTTCCCGAGCAACCAGTTCCTCCAGGAGCTCGGCACCAACGAGGCGATCCAGGAGTTCTGCTCGCTGACGTACGGCGTGACGTTCCCCGTGGTCGACCGCGTGCGGGTCAACGGCCGCCACGCCCACCCGCTCTACCAGGAGCTCAAGAAGGCCGAGGACGCCGAGGGCAAGGCCGGGCGGGTCACGTGGAACTTCGAGAAGTTCGTCGTGCTGCCCGGGGGCGAGGTCCACCGCTTCCGACCCCGCACCCTCCCCGACGACCCGGCGATCGTCGACCTCGTCGAGACGCACCTGCCGCGCTGA
- a CDS encoding MFS transporter — translation MTASFRPGTVREATGGIVALGLATFVAITTELVPVGLLPLLSADLDVTESVAGLLVTAYAVMVAALAVPLTLGTARLPRKGLLLTTLVLYTLSNVLVAVAPTFGIVAAARALGGASHAVFFSVSIGYASRLVLPHLTGRALSLVTAGAAVGFVLGVPLTTTLGTAIGWRPAFGVLAGACALATVLIAFLLPPVPGGGAPPSDATSSSRRSALAVATTTNALTYLGQYTVYTFVSLLLLGAGLQESALGPALLVLGALGLVGTAFAAARLDHRPRRTTVVTLVAVVAGMLAVGLAFPGTVGVLVAIGVWSAGFGAVAPVFQAAAIRAHGASPDLTGALVNASSNVGIGGGAALGALVLARSGLDVVPFVGAGIVAVALVVVLVARRTFPAAPTTLVTDAPVTDAPVTEMPSDREGPHA, via the coding sequence ATGACCGCGTCCTTCCGGCCGGGCACGGTGCGCGAGGCCACGGGCGGCATCGTCGCGCTGGGCCTCGCGACGTTCGTGGCGATCACGACCGAGCTCGTTCCCGTCGGGCTGCTGCCGCTCCTCAGCGCGGACCTCGACGTCACCGAGTCCGTCGCGGGGCTGCTCGTCACGGCGTACGCGGTCATGGTCGCGGCGCTCGCGGTGCCGCTGACGCTCGGGACGGCCCGGCTCCCGCGCAAGGGACTGCTGCTGACGACGCTCGTGCTCTACACCCTGAGCAACGTGCTCGTCGCCGTCGCGCCGACGTTCGGCATCGTCGCGGCGGCGCGGGCCCTGGGCGGCGCGTCGCACGCGGTGTTCTTCTCGGTGAGCATCGGGTACGCGTCACGGCTCGTGCTGCCGCACCTCACGGGGCGCGCGCTCTCGCTCGTCACCGCGGGCGCGGCAGTCGGGTTCGTGCTCGGCGTCCCGCTGACGACCACGCTCGGCACCGCGATCGGCTGGCGCCCCGCGTTCGGCGTGCTCGCGGGCGCGTGCGCGCTGGCCACGGTGCTCATCGCGTTCCTGCTGCCCCCCGTGCCCGGGGGCGGCGCCCCGCCGTCGGACGCGACGAGCTCGAGCCGACGCTCGGCGCTCGCGGTGGCCACGACCACCAACGCGCTCACCTACCTGGGCCAGTACACGGTCTACACCTTCGTCTCGCTGCTGCTCCTGGGCGCGGGCCTCCAGGAGTCGGCACTCGGCCCGGCGCTCCTCGTGCTCGGCGCGCTCGGGCTCGTCGGGACGGCGTTCGCCGCCGCGCGCCTCGACCACCGGCCGCGGCGGACGACGGTCGTCACGCTGGTCGCGGTGGTGGCGGGCATGCTCGCGGTCGGGCTCGCGTTCCCCGGGACCGTCGGGGTGCTCGTCGCGATCGGGGTGTGGAGCGCGGGGTTCGGCGCCGTCGCTCCGGTGTTCCAGGCGGCGGCGATCCGCGCGCACGGGGCGTCGCCAGACCTCACGGGAGCGCTCGTCAACGCGTCGTCGAACGTCGGCATCGGCGGGGGCGCCGCGCTCGGCGCGCTCGTCCTCGCCCGCTCCGGGCTCGACGTCGTCCCGTTCGTCGGGGCGGGGATCGTCGCCGTCGCGCTCGTCGTGGTCCTCGTCGCGCGGCGCACGTTCCCTGCGGCGCCGACCACGCTGGTGACGGACGCGCCGGTGACGGACGCGCCGGTGACGGAAATGCCCTCCGACCGGGAGGGCCCGCACGCCTAG
- a CDS encoding LysR family transcriptional regulator, giving the protein MLDIRRLRLLRELSHRGTIAAVAEALAYTPSAVSQQLSVLERDAGVTLLERSGRRVRLTAAAVTLVEHTERILEVLREAEADLASAATTLRGTLRIGVFPTAVPTLLTPAVVRLSSDHPGLRLLVSELDPATVPAALRGDAVDVALVQEYDHVPLTVGPGVETEPLLEETVHLAALDAGSLADRRDAPWIAGTPGTLCHTLTVRACEAAGYAPAIRHHADDFGAVLALVAAGQGVALVPDLAAGNPPTGVVLTPLAIRRRTSLAYRRGSRSHPEVAAAREALHAAVAAAGLSRTTG; this is encoded by the coding sequence ATGCTCGACATCCGCAGGCTCCGGCTGCTCCGGGAGCTCTCGCACCGGGGGACCATCGCCGCCGTGGCCGAGGCGCTCGCCTACACTCCCTCGGCCGTGTCGCAGCAGCTCTCCGTGCTCGAGCGCGACGCCGGGGTGACCCTCCTGGAGCGGTCGGGCCGCCGGGTGCGGCTCACCGCGGCCGCGGTGACGCTCGTCGAGCACACGGAGAGGATCCTCGAGGTCCTGCGCGAGGCCGAGGCCGACCTCGCCTCGGCCGCCACGACGCTCCGCGGGACGCTGCGCATCGGCGTCTTCCCGACGGCCGTGCCGACCCTGCTCACGCCCGCCGTCGTGCGCCTGAGCTCCGACCACCCGGGGCTGCGGCTCCTGGTCTCCGAGCTCGATCCCGCCACGGTCCCCGCCGCGCTGCGCGGGGACGCGGTCGACGTCGCGCTGGTCCAGGAGTACGACCACGTCCCGCTCACGGTCGGGCCAGGAGTCGAGACGGAGCCGCTGCTGGAGGAGACGGTCCACCTGGCCGCCCTGGACGCGGGGTCGCTCGCCGACCGTCGGGACGCACCCTGGATCGCCGGCACGCCCGGGACCCTGTGCCACACGCTGACCGTCAGGGCCTGCGAGGCGGCGGGCTATGCCCCCGCCATCCGGCACCACGCGGACGACTTCGGCGCGGTCCTCGCGCTGGTGGCCGCCGGGCAGGGTGTCGCGCTCGTCCCGGACCTCGCGGCCGGGAACCCTCCCACGGGCGTGGTCCTCACGCCGCTCGCCATCCGCCGTCGGACCTCGCTGGCCTACCGCCGCGGGTCCCGGTCGCACCCGGAGGTCGCCGCCGCACGCGAGGCGCTGCACGCGGCCGTGGCGGCCGCCGGGCTCAGCCGCACCACCGGGTAG
- a CDS encoding FadR/GntR family transcriptional regulator: MNPEQSDTREPLRRVGLIDQAAARFRDEVVSGRWPVGERIPTEVALVAEFGIGRNTVREALQSLVHAGLLRREQGRGTFVISRSELTGTLERQLAGGSRRHYLELRLALDSTAASLAAASRTDADVVLLRVLRDRREATWSTDDPDARASADLDLHRAIVEATHNPLYVTLYSSMLDVFAVHMRDEENEDEDAAHRHHHELVEAIADADAGRAAAAVAAIMDPFLR, from the coding sequence ATGAATCCTGAGCAGTCTGACACGCGCGAGCCGCTGCGTCGAGTAGGGCTCATCGACCAGGCGGCGGCACGGTTCCGCGACGAGGTGGTTTCCGGGCGCTGGCCCGTCGGCGAGCGCATCCCGACCGAGGTCGCACTGGTGGCGGAGTTCGGCATCGGGCGGAACACGGTCCGCGAGGCGCTCCAGTCGCTGGTGCACGCGGGCCTGCTGCGCCGCGAGCAGGGGCGCGGCACGTTCGTCATCTCCCGCTCCGAGCTGACCGGGACCCTCGAGCGCCAGCTCGCCGGAGGGAGCCGCCGCCACTACCTGGAGCTGCGCCTCGCCCTCGACAGCACGGCGGCGTCGCTCGCCGCCGCGAGCCGCACGGACGCCGACGTCGTGCTGCTGCGCGTGCTGCGCGACCGGCGGGAGGCGACGTGGTCGACCGACGACCCCGACGCGCGCGCGAGCGCGGACCTCGACCTGCACCGCGCCATCGTCGAGGCGACGCACAACCCCCTGTACGTGACGCTCTACTCGAGCATGCTCGACGTCTTCGCCGTCCACATGCGCGACGAGGAGAACGAGGACGAGGACGCCGCGCACCGGCACCACCACGAGCTGGTCGAGGCGATCGCCGACGCGGACGCCGGCCGCGCCGCCGCGGCGGTGGCTGCCATCATGGACCCGTTCCTGCGCTGA
- a CDS encoding uridine kinase, giving the protein MRVEPVTEDVLVDRVVDLVLGFRRGDRATAPDGAVRLLVDGHPSARPEALADLLVAPLRAAGRPVARVRVQDFWRPASLRLEHGREDPDALLDAWIDVAGLNREVLDAVGPGGSGRYVPSLRDPATSRSTRAAYVAAEPGLVVVLDGALALGRGLAVDLSVHLALRDTTLARRTAPADAWTLPAYARYEREVRPAEVADVVARVDDARHPALVVR; this is encoded by the coding sequence GTGCGCGTGGAACCGGTGACCGAGGACGTCCTCGTGGACCGGGTCGTGGACCTCGTCCTCGGGTTCCGGCGCGGCGACCGGGCGACGGCGCCCGACGGCGCGGTGCGGCTCCTCGTCGACGGCCACCCGTCGGCGCGACCCGAGGCGCTCGCGGACCTGCTCGTCGCACCGCTGCGCGCGGCCGGGCGACCGGTCGCGCGGGTCCGGGTGCAGGACTTCTGGCGACCCGCGTCGCTGCGGCTCGAGCACGGCCGCGAGGACCCGGACGCGCTGCTCGACGCGTGGATCGACGTGGCGGGCCTCAACCGCGAGGTGCTCGACGCCGTCGGCCCGGGCGGGTCCGGGCGCTACGTGCCGAGCCTGCGCGACCCGGCGACGAGCCGGTCGACGCGCGCGGCGTACGTCGCCGCGGAGCCGGGACTGGTCGTCGTGCTCGACGGCGCGCTGGCCCTCGGGCGCGGTCTCGCGGTGGACCTCTCCGTCCACCTCGCGCTGCGCGACACGACCCTCGCGCGCCGCACCGCGCCCGCGGACGCGTGGACGCTCCCCGCGTACGCGCGCTACGAGCGGGAGGTCCGGCCCGCGGAGGTGGCCGACGTCGTCGCGCGGGTCGACGACGCGCGGCACCCCGCGCTCGTCGTGCGCTGA
- a CDS encoding YciI family protein, with amino-acid sequence MAKYLISFPSGEMDLGPGGLEAAADAAHAVVREAKEAGVWVFGGGIDESVPPVLVAGDGTVTEGTYPQTARLEGGYTVLEVPTRDEALRWAAKIAVACRCRQEVRVFQDDPES; translated from the coding sequence ATGGCGAAGTACCTGATCTCGTTCCCCAGCGGCGAGATGGACCTCGGTCCCGGCGGCCTCGAGGCGGCCGCGGACGCGGCGCACGCGGTCGTGCGGGAGGCCAAGGAGGCCGGCGTCTGGGTGTTCGGCGGCGGGATCGACGAGAGCGTCCCGCCGGTCCTCGTCGCCGGGGACGGCACCGTCACCGAGGGCACGTACCCGCAGACAGCCCGGCTCGAGGGCGGCTACACCGTGCTGGAGGTGCCGACGCGCGACGAGGCGCTCCGGTGGGCCGCGAAGATCGCCGTCGCCTGCCGGTGCCGGCAGGAGGTGCGCGTGTTCCAGGACGACCCCGAGAGCTGA
- a CDS encoding CARDB domain-containing protein, whose translation MRTPWKHTVVAGAAVALVAPLGVVAVAHAADATNLALGKPIAASSVTQTYVAGNANDGNASSYWEGAGGQYPSHLTVDLGAEADVDRVVVTLPPPSVWSSRTQTFSVLGRSDGETSFRTLKASAAYGFDPASGNKVEIPLDVEVDEVRLAFTGNSGAGNGQVSELQVWGTPTGGTDPTDPTDPTDPTDPTGTNYAKSRPATASSTEWQFVAANAVDGSATTYWEGAGGQYPSTLDVALAAPTQLSSVRVRLNPDAAWGPRTQTFSVWGRTGTGTWQELKASAGYAFAPGSGNLVDVPVTGTATDVRLRFTGNTGAGNGQVAELEVYGAPAPNPNLTVTAVTASPASPTATTPVTLTATVKNTGDRASSATTLDGKLGGSTAGSAAVAALQPGASAQVQVAAGTRPAGEYTVGAVVDPANTVVEQDETDNAFTATAKLVVGEAPGPDLEVVSVTSNPANPAVGSAVTFSVQVRNRGNQPVAAGSVTRVVAGTTTLDGTTPAVPAGATVTVTPSGSWTATNGGVTVTATADATGVVAETNEDNNTGTLAVTVGRGAAVPYTTYEAEDGQYTGTLLQTDALRTFGHTNFATESSGRESVRLTSTGQYVQFTSTNATNSIVVRNSIPDAPGGGGQEKTISLYADGQFVQKLTLSSKHAWLYGTTDQPEGLVNTPGGDARRLFDESHALLGRSFPAGTVFRLQRDAGDDAAFYVIDLVELEQVAPPLAKPAQCTSITEYGAVPNDGLEDTAAIQAAVTANQNGEIDCVWIPAGQWRQEKKILTDDPLNRGMHNQVGISDVTIRGAGMWHSQLYSLIPPHLAPGVINHPHEGNFGFDIDDNVQISDLAIFGSGTIRGNNAQEEGGVGLNGRFGKDTKISNVWIEHANVGVWVGRDYTNIPELWGPGDGVEFSGMRIRNTYADGINFSNGTRNSLVVNSTFRNTGDDALAVWANPYVKDRNVDIGHSNTFRNNTVQLPWRANGIAIYGGYGNKIENNLISDTMNYPGIMLATDHDPLPFSGTTLIANNGLYRTGGAFWNEDQEFGAITIFPQTHDIVGVTIRDTDIVDSTYDGIQFKNGGGNMPDVKITNVRIDQSNNGSGILAMGGARGNAILSNVTVTNSRDGDVAKEPGSQFTFTGQ comes from the coding sequence ATGAGAACCCCCTGGAAGCACACGGTCGTGGCGGGCGCCGCGGTGGCGCTCGTCGCGCCGCTCGGCGTCGTCGCCGTGGCGCACGCCGCGGACGCCACCAACCTGGCGCTCGGCAAGCCGATCGCCGCGTCGTCGGTGACGCAGACGTACGTCGCGGGCAACGCGAACGACGGGAACGCGAGCTCCTACTGGGAGGGCGCGGGCGGCCAGTACCCGTCGCACCTCACCGTCGACCTCGGGGCGGAGGCCGACGTCGACCGCGTCGTCGTCACGCTGCCGCCGCCCTCCGTGTGGTCGTCGCGCACCCAGACGTTCAGCGTGCTCGGCCGCTCCGACGGCGAGACGTCGTTCCGGACGCTCAAGGCGTCGGCGGCGTACGGGTTCGACCCGGCGAGCGGCAACAAGGTCGAGATCCCCCTCGACGTCGAGGTCGACGAGGTGCGCCTCGCGTTCACCGGCAACTCCGGAGCGGGCAACGGCCAGGTCTCCGAGCTGCAGGTGTGGGGCACGCCCACGGGCGGCACCGACCCGACGGACCCCACGGACCCGACCGACCCGACGGACCCGACCGGCACCAACTACGCGAAGAGCCGCCCCGCGACGGCGTCGTCGACGGAGTGGCAGTTCGTCGCGGCGAACGCGGTCGACGGCAGCGCGACCACGTACTGGGAGGGCGCGGGCGGTCAGTATCCGTCGACGCTCGACGTCGCGCTCGCCGCGCCGACGCAGCTCAGCAGCGTCCGCGTCCGGCTCAACCCCGACGCGGCGTGGGGCCCGCGCACGCAGACGTTCTCCGTGTGGGGCCGCACCGGCACGGGCACCTGGCAGGAGCTCAAGGCGTCCGCCGGCTACGCGTTCGCGCCGGGCAGCGGCAACCTCGTCGACGTCCCCGTGACCGGGACGGCGACCGACGTGCGCCTGCGCTTCACCGGCAACACGGGCGCGGGCAACGGCCAGGTCGCCGAGCTCGAGGTCTACGGCGCCCCCGCGCCGAACCCCAACCTCACCGTCACCGCGGTGACCGCGTCCCCGGCGTCGCCCACGGCGACGACCCCCGTGACGCTCACGGCGACGGTGAAGAACACGGGCGACCGCGCGTCGTCGGCCACCACGCTCGACGGGAAGCTCGGCGGGTCGACCGCGGGCTCGGCCGCCGTCGCCGCGCTCCAGCCCGGCGCGAGCGCGCAGGTCCAGGTCGCGGCGGGCACCCGGCCCGCGGGCGAGTACACGGTCGGTGCGGTCGTCGACCCGGCGAACACCGTCGTCGAGCAGGACGAGACGGACAACGCGTTCACGGCGACGGCCAAGCTCGTCGTGGGCGAGGCGCCCGGGCCGGACCTCGAGGTCGTCTCCGTGACGTCGAACCCGGCCAACCCGGCCGTCGGCTCGGCCGTGACGTTCTCCGTCCAGGTCCGCAACCGCGGCAACCAGCCCGTCGCGGCCGGGTCGGTGACACGCGTCGTCGCCGGCACCACGACGCTCGACGGCACGACGCCGGCCGTCCCCGCGGGCGCGACCGTCACCGTCACGCCGAGCGGCTCGTGGACCGCGACGAACGGCGGGGTCACCGTGACCGCGACGGCCGACGCCACGGGCGTCGTCGCCGAGACGAACGAGGACAACAACACCGGCACGCTCGCCGTGACCGTCGGGCGCGGCGCCGCCGTCCCGTACACGACGTACGAGGCCGAGGACGGCCAGTACACGGGGACGCTGCTCCAGACCGACGCCCTGCGCACGTTCGGGCACACGAACTTCGCGACCGAGTCGTCTGGCCGCGAGTCCGTGCGCCTGACCAGCACGGGCCAGTACGTCCAGTTCACGTCGACGAACGCGACGAACTCGATCGTCGTGCGGAACTCGATCCCCGACGCCCCCGGCGGTGGCGGCCAGGAGAAGACGATCAGCCTCTACGCGGACGGCCAGTTCGTGCAGAAGCTGACGCTCTCCTCCAAGCACGCCTGGCTCTACGGCACGACCGACCAGCCCGAGGGCCTCGTCAACACCCCGGGCGGCGACGCACGCCGCCTCTTCGACGAGTCCCACGCGCTGCTCGGCCGGTCGTTCCCGGCCGGGACGGTCTTCAGGCTCCAGCGCGACGCGGGCGACGACGCGGCGTTCTACGTCATCGACCTGGTCGAGCTGGAGCAGGTCGCCCCGCCGCTGGCGAAGCCCGCGCAGTGCACGTCGATCACCGAGTACGGCGCGGTGCCGAACGACGGTCTCGAGGACACGGCCGCCATCCAGGCCGCCGTCACCGCGAACCAGAACGGAGAGATCGACTGCGTGTGGATCCCGGCGGGGCAGTGGCGCCAGGAGAAGAAGATCCTCACCGACGACCCGCTCAACCGCGGCATGCACAACCAGGTGGGCATCAGCGACGTGACGATCCGCGGTGCGGGCATGTGGCACTCGCAGCTCTACAGCCTCATCCCGCCGCACCTCGCCCCGGGCGTCATCAACCACCCGCACGAGGGCAACTTCGGGTTCGACATCGACGACAACGTCCAGATCTCCGACCTCGCGATCTTCGGCTCCGGGACGATCCGCGGCAACAACGCGCAGGAGGAGGGCGGCGTCGGCCTCAACGGCCGGTTCGGCAAGGACACGAAGATCAGCAACGTGTGGATCGAGCACGCGAACGTCGGCGTGTGGGTCGGGCGCGACTACACCAACATCCCCGAGCTGTGGGGACCCGGCGACGGCGTCGAGTTCTCCGGCATGCGCATCCGCAACACCTATGCGGACGGCATCAACTTCAGCAACGGGACGCGCAACTCGCTCGTGGTGAACTCGACGTTCCGGAACACCGGCGACGACGCGCTCGCCGTCTGGGCCAACCCGTACGTCAAGGACCGGAACGTCGACATCGGGCACAGCAACACGTTCCGCAACAACACCGTCCAGCTCCCGTGGCGCGCCAACGGCATCGCGATCTACGGCGGCTACGGCAACAAGATCGAGAACAACCTGATCTCCGACACCATGAACTACCCCGGCATCATGCTGGCGACCGACCACGACCCCCTGCCGTTCTCGGGGACGACGCTCATCGCCAACAACGGGCTCTACCGCACCGGCGGGGCGTTCTGGAACGAGGACCAGGAGTTCGGCGCGATCACGATCTTCCCGCAGACGCACGACATCGTCGGCGTCACCATCCGCGACACGGACATCGTCGACTCCACGTACGACGGCATCCAGTTCAAGAACGGCGGCGGGAACATGCCGGACGTGAAGATCACGAACGTGCGGATCGACCAGTCCAACAACGGCTCCGGCATCCTCGCGATGGGCGGCGCCCGCGGCAACGCGATCCTGTCGAACGTGACCGTCACAAACTCGCGTGACGGCGACGTCGCCAAGGAGCCCGGCTCGCAGTTCACGTTCACGGGCCAGTAA
- a CDS encoding VOC family protein translates to MTTTVRQVQVTFDCAQPERVARFWCEVLGYVPPSPPDGFATWDDANAALAPERRDAWFACSDPTGVGPRLFFQRVPEGKVVKNRVHLDVRVGTGLVGAERLATLEAERDRLVALGATCVRVMVADEEDESCIVMQDVEGNEFCLD, encoded by the coding sequence ATGACGACGACGGTCAGGCAGGTCCAGGTCACGTTCGACTGCGCGCAGCCGGAGCGCGTCGCCCGGTTCTGGTGCGAGGTGCTGGGCTACGTCCCGCCGTCGCCCCCGGACGGCTTCGCGACGTGGGACGACGCGAACGCCGCGCTCGCGCCCGAGCGGCGGGACGCGTGGTTCGCGTGCAGCGACCCCACGGGGGTCGGCCCGCGCCTGTTCTTCCAGCGCGTCCCGGAGGGCAAGGTCGTCAAGAACCGGGTGCACCTCGACGTGCGCGTCGGCACCGGGCTCGTGGGCGCCGAGCGGCTCGCGACGCTCGAGGCCGAGCGCGACCGCCTCGTCGCCCTCGGCGCGACGTGCGTGCGCGTGATGGTCGCGGACGAGGAGGACGAGTCGTGCATCGTCATGCAGGACGTCGAGGGGAACGAGTTCTGCCTGGACTGA